From the genome of Primulina eburnea isolate SZY01 chromosome 12, ASM2296580v1, whole genome shotgun sequence, one region includes:
- the LOC140807649 gene encoding protein SEH1-like isoform X1, with protein sequence MDKHVLTLDKGTTCTAWNHSGQRLAAALNDGTLSIYDSTDPASSVFCCTSRFKVQEGSILKVVWVPPEFGDVLACISANGILSLWEEVAEGTEGNRWKLCKLFERNTGQVLDAQFGDCHTSLKLVAAFADGKVKIYELLDILDLEKWQLQAQFQNVVDVVSEFGNASCLSASISWNPQKGEVQQSSFILGFSSNMPSLNSPKVWKYDQDHQRWLPVAELSMPEDKSDQVYAVAWALNIGRPYELIAVATQKGIGVWHLGLNPDADGRLQVNQVAMLHGHDGEVWQMEWDMSGMTLATTGTDGVVRLWQANLNGVWHEQAVLAPAS encoded by the exons ATGGATAAACACGTTTTGACGCTTGATAAGGGGACGACTTGCACTGCGTGGAACCACAGTGGCCAGAGATTGGCTGCTGCTTTGAATGACGGTACATTGTCCATTTATGATTCAACAGATCCAGCGTCTTCTGTTTTCTGTTGCACCTCCAGATTTAAG GTCCAAGAAGGCAGCATTTTGAAAGTGGTCTGGGTTCCACCAGAATTCGGAGATGTACTTGCTTGCATTAGTGCCAATGGCATTTTGTCTTTGTGGGAGGAAGTTGCCGA AGGTACTGAAGGCAATCGGTGGAAGCTGTGTAAATTATTTGAAAGAAACACTGGCCAAGTTCTAGATGCTCAATTCGGTGATTGTCATACAAGTTTGAAATTG GTTGCTGCATTTGCAGATGGTAAAGTAAAAATCTACGAGCTACTTGATATACTTGATTTGGAGAAGTGGCAACTTCAG GCTCAATTTCAAAACGTAGTTGATGTGGTGTCCGAGTTCGGTAATGCTTCTTGTCTGTCTGCTTCCATCTCTTGGAATCCGCAAAAAGGTGAAGTCCAGCAGTCGAGCTTTATTTTGGGCTTTAGCTCTAATATGCCATCACTAAATTCCCCTAAG GTCTGGAAGTATGATCAGGATCATCAAAGATGGCTTCCAGTTGCAGAACTTTCCATGCCAGAGGACAAGAGTGATCAGGTCTATGCAGTTGCCTGGGCACTTAACATAGGCAG GCCTTATGAACTGATTGCCGTGGCAACTCAAAAGGGAATCGGAGTCTGGCACCTTGGCTTGAACCCTGATGCTGATGGGAGGCTTCAGGTGAATCAAGTTGCAATGCTCCATGGCCATGATGGTGAG GTATGGCAGATGGAATGGGACATGAGCGGAATGACACTGGCCACTACTGGAACTGATGGTGTAGTCAGGTTGTGGCAGGCAAATTTGAACGGAGTTTGGCACGAGCAAGCTGTTTTGGCACCTGCAAGTTAA
- the LOC140807649 gene encoding protein SEH1-like isoform X3: protein MNVYLFLFGEYGFSFVDYGAHVFIPSDDGNHRFIGLIVAKVSGTEGNRWKLCKLFERNTGQVLDAQFGDCHTSLKLVAAFADGKVKIYELLDILDLEKWQLQAQFQNVVDVVSEFGNASCLSASISWNPQKGEVQQSSFILGFSSNMPSLNSPKVWKYDQDHQRWLPVAELSMPEDKSDQVYAVAWALNIGRPYELIAVATQKGIGVWHLGLNPDADGRLQVNQVAMLHGHDGEVWQMEWDMSGMTLATTGTDGVVRLWQANLNGVWHEQAVLAPAS from the exons ATGAATGtatatttgtttttgtttgGTGAATATGGTTTTTCTTTTGTGGATTATGGGGCCCATGTTTTCATACCTTCAGATGACGGAAATCATAGATTTATCGGATTGATTGTGGCTAAGGTTTCTG GTACTGAAGGCAATCGGTGGAAGCTGTGTAAATTATTTGAAAGAAACACTGGCCAAGTTCTAGATGCTCAATTCGGTGATTGTCATACAAGTTTGAAATTG GTTGCTGCATTTGCAGATGGTAAAGTAAAAATCTACGAGCTACTTGATATACTTGATTTGGAGAAGTGGCAACTTCAG GCTCAATTTCAAAACGTAGTTGATGTGGTGTCCGAGTTCGGTAATGCTTCTTGTCTGTCTGCTTCCATCTCTTGGAATCCGCAAAAAGGTGAAGTCCAGCAGTCGAGCTTTATTTTGGGCTTTAGCTCTAATATGCCATCACTAAATTCCCCTAAG GTCTGGAAGTATGATCAGGATCATCAAAGATGGCTTCCAGTTGCAGAACTTTCCATGCCAGAGGACAAGAGTGATCAGGTCTATGCAGTTGCCTGGGCACTTAACATAGGCAG GCCTTATGAACTGATTGCCGTGGCAACTCAAAAGGGAATCGGAGTCTGGCACCTTGGCTTGAACCCTGATGCTGATGGGAGGCTTCAGGTGAATCAAGTTGCAATGCTCCATGGCCATGATGGTGAG GTATGGCAGATGGAATGGGACATGAGCGGAATGACACTGGCCACTACTGGAACTGATGGTGTAGTCAGGTTGTGGCAGGCAAATTTGAACGGAGTTTGGCACGAGCAAGCTGTTTTGGCACCTGCAAGTTAA
- the LOC140807649 gene encoding protein SEH1-like isoform X2, whose protein sequence is MDKHVLTLDKGTTCTAWNHSGQRLAAALNDGTLSIYDSTDPASSVFCCTSRFKVQEGSILKVVWVPPEFGDVLACISANGILSLWEEVAEGTEGNRWKLCKLFERNTGQVLDAQFGDCHTSLKLVAAFADGKVKIYELLDILDLEKWQLQAQFQNVVDVVSEFGNASCLSASISWNPQKGEVQQSSFILGFSSNMPSLNSPKVWKYDQDHQRWLPVAELSMPEDKSDQVYAVAWALNIGRPYELIAVATQKGIGVWHLGLNPDADGRLQVNQVAMLHGHDGEVWQMEWDMSGMTLATTGTDGVVRLWQANLNGVWHEQAVLAPH, encoded by the exons ATGGATAAACACGTTTTGACGCTTGATAAGGGGACGACTTGCACTGCGTGGAACCACAGTGGCCAGAGATTGGCTGCTGCTTTGAATGACGGTACATTGTCCATTTATGATTCAACAGATCCAGCGTCTTCTGTTTTCTGTTGCACCTCCAGATTTAAG GTCCAAGAAGGCAGCATTTTGAAAGTGGTCTGGGTTCCACCAGAATTCGGAGATGTACTTGCTTGCATTAGTGCCAATGGCATTTTGTCTTTGTGGGAGGAAGTTGCCGA AGGTACTGAAGGCAATCGGTGGAAGCTGTGTAAATTATTTGAAAGAAACACTGGCCAAGTTCTAGATGCTCAATTCGGTGATTGTCATACAAGTTTGAAATTG GTTGCTGCATTTGCAGATGGTAAAGTAAAAATCTACGAGCTACTTGATATACTTGATTTGGAGAAGTGGCAACTTCAG GCTCAATTTCAAAACGTAGTTGATGTGGTGTCCGAGTTCGGTAATGCTTCTTGTCTGTCTGCTTCCATCTCTTGGAATCCGCAAAAAGGTGAAGTCCAGCAGTCGAGCTTTATTTTGGGCTTTAGCTCTAATATGCCATCACTAAATTCCCCTAAG GTCTGGAAGTATGATCAGGATCATCAAAGATGGCTTCCAGTTGCAGAACTTTCCATGCCAGAGGACAAGAGTGATCAGGTCTATGCAGTTGCCTGGGCACTTAACATAGGCAG GCCTTATGAACTGATTGCCGTGGCAACTCAAAAGGGAATCGGAGTCTGGCACCTTGGCTTGAACCCTGATGCTGATGGGAGGCTTCAGGTGAATCAAGTTGCAATGCTCCATGGCCATGATGGTGAG GTATGGCAGATGGAATGGGACATGAGCGGAATGACACTGGCCACTACTGGAACTGATGGTGTAGTCAGGTTGTGGCAGGCAAATTTGAACGGAGTTTGGCACGAGCAAGCTGTTTTGGCACCT CACTAA